GCCGACACTCCGCCGCAGAGCACGGCCTGCTCGCCGAAGAGGTCTGTTTCGGTCTCGTCCTTGAAGGTCGTCTCGATGATGCCGGCGCGGCCTCCGCCGTTGGCGCTCGCGTAGGCGAGGGCCACGGCGAGGGTGTCGCCCGAGGGGTCCTGGTGGACGGCCACGAGGGTGGGCACGCCGCCACCCCTGGTGTACTCGTGGCGCACGAGGTGTCCCGGCCCCTTGGGGGCCACCATGAAGACGTTGACGTCGGCGGCCGGCACTATCTGGCCGAAGTGTATGTTGAAGCCGTGGGCGAAGGCCAGGTAGTCGCCGCCCTTGAGGTTGGGGGCGATCTCTTGACGGTAGACCTCGCCCTGGAGCTCGTCGGGGATGAGCACCATGACCACGTCGGCCCACGCCGCCGCCTCGGCCACCGTCTTCACGGTCACGCCGGCGGCCTCGGCCTTCTTCCACGAGGAGCCGCCAGGCCTGAGCCCCACGCAGACCTCGACGCCGCTGTCGCCGAGGTTTTGCGCATGGGCGTGGCCCTGGCTTCCGAATCCTATGACGGCCACCTTCTTCGACCGTATCTTCCCGAGCTCTGCGTCCCTGTCGTAATAAACCTTCATCTACGCTTATCCTCCGGTGTTTTTTTTCTTCGTCCTCGTCCTTGCTGACCTTGCCGTCTTGGGGCTGCGGGCCATGGCTATGCGGCCCGTGCGCACTATCTCCTTTATGCCGAACGGCCGCAGCAGCTCGAGCATGGCCTCGAGCTTGTCCTCGTCGCCCGTAACCTCAACGGTGTAGCTTGCGGGACTCACGTCTATGACCTTGGCCCTGAAGATGTCGATTATGCGCAGTATCTCGGCGCGGTTGTCGGCCGTGGCCGACACCTTCACCATCGCCAGCTCGCGCTCTATGTGGGCCTCGTCGGTGAAGTCGTAGACCTTTATGACCGGCACGAGCTTGTTGAGCTGCTTTGTTATCTGCTCCAGTATCTTCTCGTCGCCGCCGGACACTATGGTCATGCGGGAGACGGACGGGTCCGTCGTCTCGGCCACGTTCAGGCTCTCGATATTGAAACCCCTCCCTGAAAAGAGTCCCACCACGCGCGAGAGCACGCCGAATTCGTTCATGACCAGGATAGAGATTATATGACGCACGCAACCTCCTTAAGGCTCGAGGGGGCGCAAGGCCGCATCCGCCCCTCGCACCGTCGCTGTTTTCTCGACCCGCGCGGCGTCCCCTCAGACGAGGAGCATCTTGCTCAGCGGCTGGCCCGCGGGCACCATGGGATAGACGCCGGCCTCGGGGTCGACGACGAAGTCCATGAGCACGGGACGGTCACTGACCTTGAGGGCCTCCCTTATCACGCCGTCCACCTCCTCCACCCTGGAGGCCCGGAGCCCGACGGCGCCGTAGCTCTCGGCGAGCTTCACGAAGTCCGGCGCAGTGCCGATGCAGGTGTAGGAGTAGCGCCTGTCGAAGAAGAGCTCCTGCC
The window above is part of the Deltaproteobacteria bacterium genome. Proteins encoded here:
- the ilvN gene encoding acetolactate synthase small subunit, translated to MRHIISILVMNEFGVLSRVVGLFSGRGFNIESLNVAETTDPSVSRMTIVSGGDEKILEQITKQLNKLVPVIKVYDFTDEAHIERELAMVKVSATADNRAEILRIIDIFRAKVIDVSPASYTVEVTGDEDKLEAMLELLRPFGIKEIVRTGRIAMARSPKTARSARTRTKKKNTGG
- the ilvC gene encoding ketol-acid reductoisomerase, which gives rise to MKVYYDRDAELGKIRSKKVAVIGFGSQGHAHAQNLGDSGVEVCVGLRPGGSSWKKAEAAGVTVKTVAEAAAWADVVMVLIPDELQGEVYRQEIAPNLKGGDYLAFAHGFNIHFGQIVPAADVNVFMVAPKGPGHLVRHEYTRGGGVPTLVAVHQDPSGDTLAVALAYASANGGGRAGIIETTFKDETETDLFGEQAVLCGGVSALIQAGYETLVEAGYPEEMAYFECLHEMKLIVDLIYEGGISNMRYSISNTAQYGDLTRGPRVVTDETRREMKRILAEIQSGRFAREWLLENRANKPVFTALTRAGESHPIEEVGRKLRAMMPWLSKDKIVDKEKN